GATCACCATCCAAAATCTTGCATTCTCCTACCCCCGAAAAAAACTCTTCTCCGGGCTTGATCTCGAGCTGTCTGCCGGCGGGATCTGCGGATTGTTGGGCAAAAACGGGGCCGGCAAAACCACCCTGCTGAAGCTTTTGGCCGGGCTTGCGTTTCCTCATCACGGGGACATTCTGGTTGCCGGCCACCGGCCGGGCAGGAGGTCGCCGGCCCTGCTTCAGGATCTGTTCCTGGTTCCGGAAGAGTTCAGTCTGCCTGCAATATCGCCGCTGAAATACCAGCAGCTGTTCGCTCCCTTTTACCCCCATTTCAGTGCCGATAGCTTTGCAGCCCACCTCGACGAATTCGAGTTGGACGCCCGCACCAACATGCGACAATGTTCGTTCGGCCAGCGTAAAAAATGCTTCCTGGCATTTGCCCTGGCTGCCAGCTGCCGGCTTACGTTACTGGACGAACCCACCAACGGCCTGGACATTCCTTCCAAGAGCCAGTTTCGCCGGGCCCTGGCCTCTGTCTTCACCGACGACCGCTTGTTCATCATCGCCACCCACCAGGTGCGCGATCTGGAAAGCATCATCGATCCGGTGGTGATCCTGGATGCGGGGCGCATTATCTTCAACCGTACCACGGCCGAAATAGATCGGGGGCTCGAGGCCGTCCTGCAGGCGGCTCCCCCCAGCCCGGAAACGACCCTGTACAGCGAAAAGACCCTGGAAGGATACCGCGTTGTCAGGGAGAACGTAACCGGCACCGAAACCCGTATGGACCTCGAACTGCTTTTCAACACCGTCATCCAAAACCATGAAAAAGTGGCGACCCTATTCAAAAGGAGGTCCGCCCATGCAAGCTAAACCGGATTTCCAACCGACAAGAGTATTCCTGCTAATCCGCAACGCCCTGGTGCTCAACCGTTCGTCCATCGCCGTTACCACGGCAGCCGTGGGCGGCGTCCTGATGCTGGTTTCCCTTCTGGACGTTCTCGGCCAATGTCGGCCCGGTCTGCACCGGAACCTTTTTCTACTCGTTCTTTTCTCGGGCGGTACGCTAGTGACCAGCCGCAGCTTCAAGGAACTGCACGATCCAATCAAAGGCCTGCCCTGGCTGCTGCTGCCGGCCTCGCTGCTGGAAAAAACCCTGGCCCGGATTCTCCTCACCACCGTAGTGGTGATCGCCGGCAGCATGGTGTTTTTTTTCTTTTTTTCCCTGATTTCCGAAGGTGTGAACACCTTTTTGTTCAACCGCCGCCATGCGCTCTTTCAGCCCTTCGATCCGCTGGTTTTAAAAGGCGCCATGACGTACACCGCCGCCCAGGCACCCTTTCTACTCGGGGCCGTTTACTTTCGAAAACACGCCCTGAGCAAAACCACATTGGGCATGCTGGGTTTTACCGTCCTTTTCAGCCTGGGGGTCTACGTGGCTGCACGGCTTATCTTTGGCGGGCACCTTTCCGGTCTCGAGTTCGACGATCTCTTCACAGGAGCGGGCTACGACCTGGAGTGGAGCGCGCTTTCCGGGTTGGGCCGTGCTGCGATCATAACAGGCAAGGTGATCTTCTGGCTGGTCCTACCCCTTGTTTCCTGGACGGCATGCTACTTCAGGCTGAAGGAGACGGAGCGTTAAAATGGAATTTAAAAAAAAAGACGCCATCTATCTTCAAATAGCCGATCTGATGTGCGAACGCATCCTGCGCGGCACCTGGCCCGAAAACGAACGCATTCCTTCGGTGCGTGAGTTGGCCGTGGACATGGAAGTGAACCCCAACACGGTTATGCGGACCTACACCTACCTGCAGGAGCATGCAATCATCTTCAACAAGCGCGGCATCGGGTATTTCGTAGCCGCAGACGGCAGGCAGGCGACTCGCCGCCTGTTGAAGTGCAATTTCGTGCGTAGCGAGTTGCCTCGTGTTTTCAACACGCTCGAGCTGCTCGATTTGGATTTCGATGAATTGTACGCCCTTTACAGGGAGTATCGGGAGGCAAACACATGAAAACAAGCAACAAGATACTGTGGGGGGCATTCGCCGGAATTTTGGCCACCGCCGTTATATTTCTCGTCGCGCTGCGGTCATTCCTGGACCAACCCGTCGATATCGGCGGGAATGTCTCCGGCAGCACCGCCGTGGGTTCGCGGGAAATTACCCTGTCGGGATTCGTGGCCATCAATCTCCAGGGAAACTGGCAGGCGGAACTGTCCCGGGGAGACACGACGAAAATTCGGGTGGAAGGGCCCGAAGATCTGCTCGCAACGCTTTCCGTAAAGATGCAGGGTGAATCGCTGACCTTGCGCTCAATAGAGCGACGTGGGGAAAAACACAAACTGGTTCTCACCGTCACCATGCCTGAACTACACGGAGTGCAAACCAAAGGGGTCGCCGACCTGACCATCAAGCACTTCGAAACGGACCGCTTGTCCATCCGCACGGAAGGTGTGTCGAACGTCCGCGGTTATGACAGCCGCGTCGGCACCCTCGACCTCAAAGGAAGGGGGGTGTCCCGCATGAGACTTGTAAAGGTTCCTGCGGGTGACGCCTCGTTGGACTTCAAGGGCGTTTTCAACGTCGGTCTTTTCATGGACGGCGGCGAACTTACGGGCAGTCTCAAGGGCGTCGGCGAGGTGCGTTACCGCGGCAAGACCGGCCGCATTTCCATACGACAGGAGGGGCCCTGCAAAATAACCCGCGAGCCGGAGGACAACCACGTATAAGGGGCCGGTAGCCCTAGCGCAAAAACACGGTTCGACAAGCGCCCGCAACGCGTCCTCGGCGTTTTTATCTTTTTGACGATTCTCCTTTTCTGCATATGCCTACTGGATGCTGTCGGTGAGTGCGGGGATCTGTTTGCCTCTAAGTATCTGGCAACGGGAAGCACAACCCTGTCCGTCCTGCCGGTCGACCTGGACAACGCCGGAGCCTCCGAAATAATTGTGGTCAGCCGAACCGGCGTCTTCCCACATGAAAACGATGGTTTTCCATATACAAAGCCGGATACGGGGTTCTGTACGCCCCGGCACCCCTTCAACGATGGGAAATAAACAGCCGGGAAGGTGTCCTCCCGTCGATACGGGCTGCCACCGGAACGATAAATTGTCATGCCCGCCACGGGGGCACATCATGCATTGGTGAGCCACACATACTGGTACGGGCTCAACCGGAGTTCGCCGTCTGTATGCTTCTTTCCTGTCAAAAGATCCACGGAAGAACGTTGCACGCTGATTTGTCTCAAGGGAATATGCAGCGTCCGGCGGGTTATATTGGTCAAGGCAACGATCTCCTGCTCCCTGCAAAAACGCTTGATGGCAAACACATGCGGCCCGGCATCGATCACTTCGAATGCCGCCTTGGGATGAAAAGCGGGTTGCCCGCGGCGCGTTCGTATGAGGCGCACGTACCCGGAAAATATCTTGGCCCGCAACGCGTCGGTATCGCTCAATTCGGCGGCAATCTCGCGCATGTCCAGTTTTTCCCTGTTGATTGTCCGGGGCATTCCCGTTTTCCTGACGCCTTCCAGCCAGTTGCGCGATCCTAAGAGGCTGTGAATGTAAGTGGCCGGCACGCCCGGCAAGACGTATTGGATGGCCTGCGAAGCTAGAAATTTCTGCGCCGCCAAGCGCCGCTCCCCCGCCAGAATAGCATCCACGTAAGTGATGTTCAGTTCATAGGGACTTTCGGTGCCGTCGGGGTTCTGCTTGTGTGAAACCAGCCCGCCGTGGGCTTTTACCAGCGCGACCAGCCGGTCGATCTCGTCTTGCGTCAGAATCCCTTCCAGGGGCCGCACGCCGATGCCGTCATGGGAAGCCGTAAAATTAAAGAAGGTGGTGTTGCCCTCCTCCAGGTACAGCGTTTGCGCCCACGCCGCCAGGCGGGATACGTCTCCTACGGAAAACGCGTGCAGCAACAGGGGAGGCAGGGTGAAATTGTAAACCATCTGAGCCTCGTCACCGCATTTCCCGAAATACCGGATGTTTTCCTCATGGGGTACGTTGGTTTCCGTCAGGAGAACGACATCCGGAGCCGTCATGTCCAGTATACAGCGAAACAGTTTCACCACGGCATGGGTTTGGGGAAGATGGATCGAAGGGGTCCCGATCTCCTTCCACAGGTAGGCGATGGCATCCAGTCTCAGAATAGAGGCCCCCTTGGCCACATAAAAAAGAAGGACGTCAACCATTTTTTCTAGCACGTCCAGGCTCTTGAAATTGAAGTCGATCTGGTCTTTGCTGAAGGTGGTCCACAGGTGCACCCGGTCACCGTTCTTTTTGCGGTATGCCGACAACAGCGGCAGTGAACGGGGTCGGGTGACCGTGGACAGGTCTGAGGCCGGGTCTACCTCGATGGCAAATTCCTCAAAGCCCTTTTCACCGGCAAGATACTGTTCAAACCACCGGCTTTTGGATGAAAAGTGGTTCACCACGTAGTCGAACATCAATCGAAAGTCCCTGCCGATGGCCGCCACATCGTCCCAGGTGCCGAGCCGTGGATCGATGCTGAAAAAATCGATAACCGCAAAGCCGTCATCGGATGAAAAGGGGAAAAAGGGAAGAAAGTGAATGCCCGCAACCACTTCTTTGAGGCGGGTCTTCAAAAAGTCATGCAGGGTTTTGAGGGGCGCCTCCCCCGGTCTTTTCAACGTGTCGCCATAGGTAATCAGCACCACGTCCTTTTGTGAAAAATAACCGCCGGCCTTTCTGGGTCGCCTGGGGAATGCCCGAACAAGGGGCATGATGCGGTCAAACGCCCTGGCGCCCTTTTTATCCCCGTAAATACGGATGAGCAGCCGCTTTACCTTCCGAGCACCTTCTTTCATCGATGTCACCCCGCTTTCAGCGCAACCCTCCGCGCAGCGAGCTTAGAGCGGTTGTTGAAGTAGATCCAAATAGCGCCCATGGCCGGGGGGTATCCTATCGGGCGAATTAATCATCACAACGTTGCAAAAGCCTGAGACTGCTCAGCTCTGGAAGCGCTCTTCCTCGAGTTCCAGGTTCAGAAACTCGAAACGCCCCGCCTTCCTGTCTTCGAAATAGCTTTTCAGGGTGGTGCGGATGACGGGAAAGGCGATGTCGTCCCATGGCACCTCTTCTTCGTCCAACAATCTGACTTCGGAACTTTCCCGGGTTTTCCGGAACTCGGGCGCTAACATGCGGGCGCGGAACATCATGTACACCTGGTTGACCCACGGCAGGTCATATACCCTGTAGGGGGCGATGATGCGCACCGTTGTCCGGGTTTCCTCCCAGGTTTCGCGCGCGGCCCCATCGGCGGCGGTTTCGCCGTTTTCCATGAAGCCCGCCGGCAGGGTCCACTTTCCCAGTTGAGGCTCGATGTCCCGTCTGCAGAATAGGATGCGGTCTTGCCATTCCGGTATGCAGCCAACCACCATTTTGGGGTTTTGATACTGGATATGACCGCAGTTGTGGCACACATGCCTGAGACGGTCGTCATCTTCCGGTACTTCACGGCTGACTTTCAAGCCGCACACGGGGCAGTATTTTATTTTTGCAGGAGATAGATCATGTATCATAGGTATCGCTCATAGTCACCGTGTCGTTTATGCAACCTTGACATTATTCAATAAAATAAAGGCTCCGAGGAGTCCAAAGTTCATAAGTCATAGCTGATAGCATGCCATGTGCTATCAGCTATGAGCTTATTCTTCGGATCCTTGGACCCTGGTTCATTAAACCGTGTACCGTATACCGTAACCCGAAGTCTGCGCTTGTTTAGGATTATTGTATCACCGACAGAGTGTCAGCCGTCAACCTGTAAACAATCCTCCTGCAGCACCTTCTCCAGCGACGCCAGCAGGCCTGCTGCATTTTCCTCCGAAAAAACGAGCGGCGGTTTCAGTTTGAGTACGTTGTGCAGCGGGCCGTCGGTACTCATCAGATAGCCATGGTCCCGCATACGATTCACGATGTAAGCGGCGTGTCCGGGTGCCGGCTCGAGGCTTTGGCGGTCTTTGACCAATTCCACCCCGATAAAAAGCCCCAGGCCGCGCACCGAACCGATAAGCGAAAATTGGCGCATCAGGTTTTTGAAGCCGGCCAGCAGCCCGGCACCCACCTTGAGGGCGTTTTCCTGCAACCGCTCCTCTTGGATGACGTCCAGCACCGCCATGCCGATGGCGCACGACACGGGATTGCCGCCGAAGGTGTTGAAATACTCCATCCCGTTGTAAAAAGCATCCGCGATTTCGCGCGTGGTCACGACGGCCGCCATGGGGTGGCCGTTGCCGATCGGCTTTCCAACGGTAACGATGTCCGGTACACAGCCTTGTGTTTCAAAGGCCCAGAAGTGGGTGCCGGCGCGACCGAGGCCGACCTGCACCTCGTCCGCGATGCAGACGCCGCCGGCGGCACGGACATGCTCAAAGGCCAGCCGCATGTAATTGTCGGGCAGCACCACCTGTCCGCCGCACCCCAGTATGCTCTCACAGATAAAGGCAGGGCCGCCCCTTCCATGATCGGCTATCTGCAGAACGGCTTCCTTGACGTAGGCGGCGTAGGCGGCAGCGGTGGCCTGATCCATCCCTTTATGCGGCCCGCGATAGCCGTCGGGCATGACAACGGTTTTCACATACCCCGGCGCCCCCATCCCCCCCGGGCCGTCATGCTTGTACGGGCTGACGTCTATGAGCAGATTGGTGTTACCGTGATAGGAACCGTCAAGGGAAATAATCTCTTTCCCGCCGGTGTAGGCCCTCGCCAGGCGGAAAGCGAGCTCGTTGGCCTCGCTGCCGGTGCAAACGAAAAAGCAGACGCTCAATGGGTCCGGGAGCGTTGTGAGCAGGCGCCGGGCGTATTCCACGATGTTGTCGTGCAGATAGCGTGTGTTGGTGTTCAACACCGCCATTTGCCGCTGCCCGGCATGCACCACATGGGGGTGGCAGTGCCCCACATGGCTCACGTTGTTGACACCGTCCACATAGACCTGACCGTCCTCGCTGAACAGATACTGCGCCTCCCCCCTGACGATTTTCAACGGATTGTCGTAGGAAATGCTCAGGTTGCGCCCGATGTGCGCCTCCCTGAAAGCCAGGATCTCCTTTTCCGTCCTCCCGCTGAATTTCAGACAGGTTTCGGGGATTCCCAGGATGACATTCGGATCCGGGCAGATGCTTTGCCATACCGTTTCCCGGCTGGGCCGGGCCACCCCGGGGAAGTTTCCGGCTGCATCCAGCATGTCGGTGATGACCTGAAAGTGGAGGTGCGGCGGCCACCCGCCGTTCACCGCAGTGTCGCCCACTTCGGCAAACACCTCGCCCTTTTCGATGATCCTTCCAGCCGTCAATCCGTCCAGGGATTCCAAGCTCAAATGCCCGTAAAGGGTGTAAAAGGGGCCTTCTCCCGTGGTGTGTTCCAGAATAATGGTGGGGCCGTAATCCAGCGGCACGGCATTGTTGTGAAAACTGTGGACCTTGCCCTCCATGAATGCAAAGACAGATGCGCCGGCGTCCATGTAGAGGTCGATGCCCAGATGAATCGTTCGCCGTTCCGGCATGGCTTCCGTTTTGTTTTCATAGGCCGCTGTGCGATAGATAAAGCGGGCTTCGCCATAGCGGCCTATGCCGACCTTGGCATTGTGGCGGTGCAGTTCCGCCGTTATGCGGTCTGCCAGAAGGACGGCGTCACCGGCTTTCTGCCCCGGCCCCAAAAAGGCGCTGCCCACGGAGAGATCGAATACGAGCTGGTCCGGCTTGTGAAGGCCTGGCTCGACCACGGGCGCGAACTCCTTGCGCCGCTCCTCCAGCCACGCCAAAATGCGGCTGCTGTGAGCCACCGGCTGCAATCCGCAGGCCGCCCTGAAAACATAACGGGCCAAACGTGGATGAATGCCCTCAAGGCGCTGCAGCAGCGACCAGGCCGGCTTCTCCGAAATGCGCAGGTAAGCGTTTTCCGGTTCCAGGCTGAACTGGTGGGCGCTGTGGCACACGCTCATGCAAAGTCGCATGCATATAAGGCCGTAAAGGGCCTCGAGTTCCGCTTCCGACAGCGGGTTTATTTCGTGGTAGCCCTTGACAATATGTCCGGCGACGGCCAGCGGGTCATGTTTCCCCAGCATGGCGTACGCACACACGATGGCCAGTTCATTCACCGTCCGGGTGTGCGCCATGTCGCCGAAGTCGATGAGGCCGTCCACCCGGTTTCCCCATTTCCCATCGGGAACGACCAGGATATTGTAATCGTTGCCGTCATTGTGAATCACACCCACGCGCAAATCCGCCGTCAGCGGCTCCGTGTGTGTTTGAAACGTTTTGAGAAAACCGGCCACCAGGTGACGCCTGTTTTTTTCGGCAATGCTGCCGATCAACCGTTCAACCACTTGAGACGCCTGCTTCAAATCCCAGTGAAACGGCCGGTGGGCCACGGGATGATCGTATCCCGAAAGGGAACGGTCCACGCGGCCGAAAAACCGTCCGAGGTCAGCCAGCAAACGTGCGTCGTGCGGCTTTACCAGGGCGAAAGGCGTGCCGGGAAGATAGGTGAGCAATCGCACGAAATGCCGCCTTCCCTTTCCACCGTCGACCGTGGTTATGGAATCCCCCTGCAGGGTCTTGCACACGGTCGGGCATCCCGCCCTGCCGCCGGCATGTAGCTTTTTGTCCCGTCCCAATCGTTGCATGACCTGGTTCTGAAAATCCAGCCTGTCATATGCTTCAACGGCATTGGCGATCTTCAAAACGAAGGCCTTCCCGTCTCCCGTGGTAACGCTGAAATTTTGATCCCGCTCGCTGGGAAGTTCCCGGCAGGCGCCCGCGATGCCATACCGTTCGGCGGCTAACTTCCGGGCATCCTGCGCACTGAAATTCGGTGCGTGTTGTACGATTGATAACATCTTTAATACCTTGAACCCTTTTTCCGCATATTGCCAGAGCGGGCGCCTCACCGTATTATTTCGAACGTATAGCCCTGTTCGGCATTACGGCCGCTTCTAACCGAGTTTTTCACGGCCGCGGCGCTATTATTCCTCGGCAATCGTTGTGCCTTGGTTTGGGTTATTGACCCGTTAAATTATGTCTGCCTGACTCTTGGAAAAAAGCAGATTATCACCACCGTTGCAAGGGGCATCAGCGTCAAGCAGAACAGGGTTGTCTGTAACGATGACAGGTCCGCCAGCTTTCCCACCAGTGGTGAAAAAGCCCCTCCGAGACCGTAGGCAAAGCCCATCATCAGACTCGCCACCATGGAGCGCCCCTTCGGCGCCAATTCCTGAGCCATTACGACGCCGATGGGAAGCGTGGCAAGGGCAAAAAAGCCGCCCACAGCGGCCGCCGGGTAAGCCCATTTTCCCTGGGCAAAGAGAAACAGCATCAGTGCTGGAGCCATTGTCATATGGGCGGCTATGAAGATCTTCTTAAAATCGATCCGGTCGGAAAGAAAACCCGCCAGAAGCCCGCTGGCCGTACCGGCGACGATGAAGATGGACGTTATGGCTCCGATGGAAACCAAAGAATATCCCCTCTCCGCCAGCAGCACCGTCATGAAGGTGAGAAATGATTGTGCAATGGCCGCCCGCAGCACCATGACCAGCCAAATAAGCACAAGCGGTTTCCAGACAGCGCCCAGGGTTTCTTTCAGGGACCCCAAAAATCCGGCGTATTTCAAGCCTTCGCTCAC
The genomic region above belongs to Deltaproteobacteria bacterium and contains:
- a CDS encoding ABC transporter ATP-binding protein, translating into MITIQNLAFSYPRKKLFSGLDLELSAGGICGLLGKNGAGKTTLLKLLAGLAFPHHGDILVAGHRPGRRSPALLQDLFLVPEEFSLPAISPLKYQQLFAPFYPHFSADSFAAHLDEFELDARTNMRQCSFGQRKKCFLAFALAASCRLTLLDEPTNGLDIPSKSQFRRALASVFTDDRLFIIATHQVRDLESIIDPVVILDAGRIIFNRTTAEIDRGLEAVLQAAPPSPETTLYSEKTLEGYRVVRENVTGTETRMDLELLFNTVIQNHEKVATLFKRRSAHAS
- a CDS encoding GntR family transcriptional regulator, with amino-acid sequence MEFKKKDAIYLQIADLMCERILRGTWPENERIPSVRELAVDMEVNPNTVMRTYTYLQEHAIIFNKRGIGYFVAADGRQATRRLLKCNFVRSELPRVFNTLELLDLDFDELYALYREYREANT
- a CDS encoding DUF2807 domain-containing protein, whose translation is MKTSNKILWGAFAGILATAVIFLVALRSFLDQPVDIGGNVSGSTAVGSREITLSGFVAINLQGNWQAELSRGDTTKIRVEGPEDLLATLSVKMQGESLTLRSIERRGEKHKLVLTVTMPELHGVQTKGVADLTIKHFETDRLSIRTEGVSNVRGYDSRVGTLDLKGRGVSRMRLVKVPAGDASLDFKGVFNVGLFMDGGELTGSLKGVGEVRYRGKTGRISIRQEGPCKITREPEDNHV
- a CDS encoding sugar phosphorylase; protein product: MKEGARKVKRLLIRIYGDKKGARAFDRIMPLVRAFPRRPRKAGGYFSQKDVVLITYGDTLKRPGEAPLKTLHDFLKTRLKEVVAGIHFLPFFPFSSDDGFAVIDFFSIDPRLGTWDDVAAIGRDFRLMFDYVVNHFSSKSRWFEQYLAGEKGFEEFAIEVDPASDLSTVTRPRSLPLLSAYRKKNGDRVHLWTTFSKDQIDFNFKSLDVLEKMVDVLLFYVAKGASILRLDAIAYLWKEIGTPSIHLPQTHAVVKLFRCILDMTAPDVVLLTETNVPHEENIRYFGKCGDEAQMVYNFTLPPLLLHAFSVGDVSRLAAWAQTLYLEEGNTTFFNFTASHDGIGVRPLEGILTQDEIDRLVALVKAHGGLVSHKQNPDGTESPYELNITYVDAILAGERRLAAQKFLASQAIQYVLPGVPATYIHSLLGSRNWLEGVRKTGMPRTINREKLDMREIAAELSDTDALRAKIFSGYVRLIRTRRGQPAFHPKAAFEVIDAGPHVFAIKRFCREQEIVALTNITRRTLHIPLRQISVQRSSVDLLTGKKHTDGELRLSPYQYVWLTNA
- a CDS encoding NUDIX hydrolase, yielding MIHDLSPAKIKYCPVCGLKVSREVPEDDDRLRHVCHNCGHIQYQNPKMVVGCIPEWQDRILFCRRDIEPQLGKWTLPAGFMENGETAADGAARETWEETRTTVRIIAPYRVYDLPWVNQVYMMFRARMLAPEFRKTRESSEVRLLDEEEVPWDDIAFPVIRTTLKSYFEDRKAGRFEFLNLELEEERFQS
- a CDS encoding aminotransferase class III-fold pyridoxal phosphate-dependent enzyme; its protein translation is MLSIVQHAPNFSAQDARKLAAERYGIAGACRELPSERDQNFSVTTGDGKAFVLKIANAVEAYDRLDFQNQVMQRLGRDKKLHAGGRAGCPTVCKTLQGDSITTVDGGKGRRHFVRLLTYLPGTPFALVKPHDARLLADLGRFFGRVDRSLSGYDHPVAHRPFHWDLKQASQVVERLIGSIAEKNRRHLVAGFLKTFQTHTEPLTADLRVGVIHNDGNDYNILVVPDGKWGNRVDGLIDFGDMAHTRTVNELAIVCAYAMLGKHDPLAVAGHIVKGYHEINPLSEAELEALYGLICMRLCMSVCHSAHQFSLEPENAYLRISEKPAWSLLQRLEGIHPRLARYVFRAACGLQPVAHSSRILAWLEERRKEFAPVVEPGLHKPDQLVFDLSVGSAFLGPGQKAGDAVLLADRITAELHRHNAKVGIGRYGEARFIYRTAAYENKTEAMPERRTIHLGIDLYMDAGASVFAFMEGKVHSFHNNAVPLDYGPTIILEHTTGEGPFYTLYGHLSLESLDGLTAGRIIEKGEVFAEVGDTAVNGGWPPHLHFQVITDMLDAAGNFPGVARPSRETVWQSICPDPNVILGIPETCLKFSGRTEKEILAFREAHIGRNLSISYDNPLKIVRGEAQYLFSEDGQVYVDGVNNVSHVGHCHPHVVHAGQRQMAVLNTNTRYLHDNIVEYARRLLTTLPDPLSVCFFVCTGSEANELAFRLARAYTGGKEIISLDGSYHGNTNLLIDVSPYKHDGPGGMGAPGYVKTVVMPDGYRGPHKGMDQATAAAYAAYVKEAVLQIADHGRGGPAFICESILGCGGQVVLPDNYMRLAFEHVRAAGGVCIADEVQVGLGRAGTHFWAFETQGCVPDIVTVGKPIGNGHPMAAVVTTREIADAFYNGMEYFNTFGGNPVSCAIGMAVLDVIQEERLQENALKVGAGLLAGFKNLMRQFSLIGSVRGLGLFIGVELVKDRQSLEPAPGHAAYIVNRMRDHGYLMSTDGPLHNVLKLKPPLVFSEENAAGLLASLEKVLQEDCLQVDG
- a CDS encoding MFS transporter, which encodes MTPRNPRTDIKIIFTLTLVHFTGDFYSSFSTPLIPGFVEKFSLSMAQVGLFTGIIRFLAFIVQPPVGYFADRYQTRVFALGGVALTAVCIPLAGITPSFFLLVCMFALGSVGSSMFHPAVTGMVPLYGGRNTGFSMSIFNTGGTLAFGIGPIFITWYVVEFGMAMMPATMLIGIVPLVYLFYALPVPVSEGLKYAGFLGSLKETLGAVWKPLVLIWLVMVLRAAIAQSFLTFMTVLLAERGYSLVSIGAITSIFIVAGTASGLLAGFLSDRIDFKKIFIAAHMTMAPALMLFLFAQGKWAYPAAAVGGFFALATLPIGVVMAQELAPKGRSMVASLMMGFAYGLGGAFSPLVGKLADLSSLQTTLFCLTLMPLATVVIICFFPRVRQT